One window of Caloenas nicobarica isolate bCalNic1 chromosome 7, bCalNic1.hap1, whole genome shotgun sequence genomic DNA carries:
- the NKX6-2 gene encoding homeobox protein Nkx-6.2, whose protein sequence is MLAVGQMDANRQSAFVLSSTPLAALHNMAEMKTSLFPYTLQNPSGFKAPALGGLNTQLPLGTPHGISDILGRPVGTASNLLGGLPRINGLAASAGMYFNPAAVSRYPKPLAELPGRPPIFWPGVVQGSPWRDPRLACPAQTGMVLDKDGKKKHSRPTFSGQQIFALEKTFEQTKYLAGPERARLAYSLGMTESQVKVWFQNRRTKWRKRHAAEMASAKKKHDSETEKLKESSDNEDDDEYNKPLDPNSDDEKITRLLKKHKSTNLSLVSPCSTSSDTL, encoded by the exons ATGTTAGCGGTGGGGCAAATGGATGCTAATCGCCAGAGCGCGTTCGTCCTCAGCAGTACGCCGCTGGCCGCACTGCACAACATGGCCGAGATGAAGACCTCCCTCTTCCCCTACACCCTGCAGAACCCCTCCGGCTTCAAGGCGCCGGCCCTGGGCGGACTCAACACGCAGCTCCCCTTGGGGACGCCGCACGGAATAAGCGACATCCTGGGGCGGCCCGTGGGCACGGCCAGCAACCTCCTGGGCGGGCTGCCCCGCATTAACGGACTGGCGGCCTCGGCGGGGATGTACTTCAACCCCGCCGCCGTCTCCCGCTACCCGAAGCCGCTGGCGGAGCTGCCGGGGCGGCCCCCCATTTTCTGGCCGGGAGTGGTGCAGGGGTCTCCCTGGAGAGACCCGCGGCTCGCCTGTCCCG CTCAAACGGGAATGGTTTTGGACAAGGACGGCAAGAAGAAACACTCGCGACCGACTTTCTCTGGGCAGCAGATTTTTGCTTTAGAGAAAACCTTCGAACAGACGAAATACTTGGCAGGACCGGAGAGAGCCCGGCTCGCCTACTCGCTGGGGATGACCGAGAGCCAGGTGAAG GTCTGGTTCCAGAACAGACGGACCAAGTGGCGGAAGCGGCACGCGGCAGAGATGGCCTCGGCCAAGAAGAAACACGACTCGGAGACGGAGAAGCTGAAGGAAAGCTCAGACAATGAGGACGATGACGAATACAACAAGCCCCTGGACCCCAACTCGGACGACGAAAAAATCACGAGGCTATTGAAAAAGCACAAATCCACGAACCTGTCCCTCGTCAgcccctgcagcaccagctcGGACACCTTGTGA